A DNA window from Lutra lutra chromosome 8, mLutLut1.2, whole genome shotgun sequence contains the following coding sequences:
- the FGF23 gene encoding fibroblast growth factor 23 has translation MSGTRLGLLVSVLCWVVRAYPNASPLLGSSWGGLTHLYTATARNSYHLQIHKDGRVDGTPHQTIYSALMIRSEDAGFVVITGVMSRRYLCMDFRGNIFGSHLFSPESCRFRQRTLENGYDVYHSPQHRFLVSLGQAKRAFLPGTNPPPYSQFLSRRNEIPLIHFNTPRPRRHTRSAEDMEHDPLNVLKPRPRMTPAPASCSQELPSAEDNSVVASDPLGVLRGNRVNVHAGGMDVDRCRPFPKFI, from the exons ATGTCAGGGACCCGCCTTGGGCTCCTGGTCTCTGTCCTGTGCTGGGTAGTCAGAGCCTATCCCAACGCCTCCCCGCTCCTCGGCTCCAGCTGGGGTGGCCTGACCCACCTGTACACGGCCACCGCCAGGAACAGCTACCACCTGCAGATCCACAAGGATGGCCGTGTGGATGGCACACCCCACCAGACCATCTACA GTGCCCTGATGATCCGATCAGAGGATGCTGGCTTTGTGGTGATCACAGGGGTGATGAGTAGGCGGTACCTCTGTATGGACTTCAGAGGCAACATCTTTGGATCC CACCTCTTCAGCCCCGAGAGCTGCAGGTTCCGACAGCGGACACTGGAAAACGGCTACGACGTGTACCACTCCCCGCAGCACCGCTTCCTCGTCAGCCTGGGCCAGGCCAAGAGGGCCTTCCTGCCGGGCACCAACCCGCCGCCCTACTCCCAGTTCCTGTCCCGGAGGAACGAGATCCCCCTCATCCACTTCAACACCCCCAGACCGCGGCGGCACACGCGCAGCGCCGAGGACATGGAGCACGACCCGCTGAACGTGCTGAAGCCCCGGCCCCGCATGACCCCCGCCCCGGCCTCCTGCTCCCAGGAGCTCCCGAGCGCCGAGGACAACAGTGTGGTGGCCAGCGACCCGTTAGGGGTGCTCAGAGGCAACCGGGTGAATGTGCACGCGGGGGGGATGGACGTGGACAGGTGCCGCCCCTTCCCCAAGTTCATCTAG